One window from the genome of Sandaracinaceae bacterium encodes:
- a CDS encoding PIN domain-containing protein, translated as MSGDVVLDSVILIDHFNGVEEATAYLAQVGEAAAITAITRAEVLTGFDTADVPLALALLSRFRLIAIDGPVADLAAALRREHRWKLPDALQAAAARQHGLRLATRNTKDFPPAKHAFVVVPYTLRAK; from the coding sequence GATGTCGTCCTCGACTCCGTGATCCTCATCGATCACTTCAATGGCGTCGAAGAAGCCACGGCCTATCTCGCGCAAGTGGGTGAGGCGGCCGCGATCACGGCGATCACCCGTGCCGAAGTGCTAACTGGCTTCGACACTGCCGACGTGCCGTTGGCGCTGGCGCTGCTCAGCCGCTTTCGGCTCATCGCGATCGATGGTCCCGTCGCCGATCTCGCGGCTGCGCTTCGTCGCGAGCATCGCTGGAAGCTTCCTGATGCCCTTCAGGCTGCCGCGGCGCGTCAGCACGGCCTGCGGCTGGCCACCCGCAACACGAAAGACTTCCCACCGGCGAAGCACGCGTTCGTCGTCGTTCCCTACACCCTTCGCGCGAAG